One segment of Campylobacter concisus DNA contains the following:
- a CDS encoding DUF5339 domain-containing protein: MKKSLLVLATLGFALSLNAADLTDTCKSYFSDIDKMVEAYKQAGQEQQVKMYEDQKKQSMDQLASLPKEQQDATCKQAKEMFAQVMDQMKKQGLLK; this comes from the coding sequence ATGAAAAAATCACTTTTAGTTTTAGCTACTCTTGGCTTTGCACTAAGCCTAAACGCTGCAGATCTTACAGATACTTGCAAGTCTTACTTCTCAGACATCGACAAAATGGTCGAAGCTTACAAACAAGCTGGTCAAGAGCAACAAGTAAAAATGTATGAAGATCAAAAGAAACAATCAATGGATCAACTAGCTTCTTTACCAAAAGAGCAACAAGACGCTACTTGCAAACAAGCTAAAGAGATGTTTGCTCAAGTAATGGATCAAATGAAAAAACAAGGTCTTTTAAAATAA
- the rmuC gene encoding DNA recombination protein RmuC produces the protein MQQDFYFYAAIFLGALFLIAIFVIYSFNRDKLELKRNLTQKEQENFEISSNLTNLVSKNSENLQLISEQKARLMSNHERIDELIGEINALKTKIVQKDEAEDAMERVINELKESIGTANERAKNNEANFTATLAELNQNKNALAEVSERENRLKRDMAVLRNEIEAKENSLKEQEANLLKVKNELNLEFSNLANKIFEEKSANFTQNSQNSLDLLLKPLKEQISTFQERVNAVHDESVKGMSALGTQIKHISEIGISMSKEANSLATALKGSNKTLGNWGEIQLERTFEASGLVKDEHYLTQQNFKNEEGKRLIPDFIVKIPDGKHLIVDSKVSLIAYEKAITASNEEELNLALKEHIASMKNHIDSLNSKNYGEIVPDSPDFVLMFIPIEPAYIEAMKFDSSLFDYAFQKRVILVSHTTLMPILRTVANLWRIERGNEEAKNIVKSAIKIYDKVRNVAEHMNRLSNTLNTANKHFNALASSFSGRDGLVSRLENFKRLSPDDQKDIKVKEIGVNDELEKED, from the coding sequence ATGCAACAAGATTTCTATTTTTATGCTGCCATATTTTTAGGAGCACTATTTTTGATTGCGATATTTGTCATCTATTCATTTAATAGAGACAAACTCGAGCTAAAAAGAAATTTGACACAAAAAGAGCAAGAAAATTTTGAAATTTCATCAAATCTAACAAATTTAGTATCTAAAAATAGTGAAAATCTGCAACTGATTAGCGAGCAAAAAGCAAGGCTTATGTCAAATCACGAGCGAATAGACGAGCTCATCGGCGAGATCAATGCGCTAAAAACCAAAATAGTACAAAAAGATGAAGCCGAAGATGCAATGGAACGCGTGATAAACGAGCTTAAAGAGAGTATCGGTACAGCAAATGAAAGGGCCAAGAATAACGAGGCAAATTTCACTGCAACACTGGCTGAGCTAAATCAAAATAAAAATGCTTTAGCTGAAGTGAGTGAGAGAGAAAATAGATTAAAACGTGATATGGCTGTGCTTAGAAATGAAATAGAAGCAAAAGAAAATAGTCTAAAAGAGCAAGAGGCAAATTTATTAAAAGTAAAAAATGAGTTAAATTTAGAATTTTCTAATCTTGCAAATAAAATATTTGAAGAAAAAAGTGCGAATTTCACACAAAATAGCCAAAATTCTTTAGATCTTTTGCTAAAGCCGCTAAAGGAGCAAATTTCAACCTTTCAAGAGCGCGTAAATGCAGTCCACGACGAATCAGTTAAAGGCATGAGCGCGTTAGGAACGCAGATTAAGCACATAAGTGAGATTGGTATCTCAATGTCAAAAGAGGCAAACTCACTAGCCACTGCACTAAAAGGTAGCAATAAAACACTTGGAAACTGGGGTGAAATACAGCTTGAACGCACATTTGAGGCTTCTGGACTTGTAAAAGATGAGCATTACTTGACACAACAAAATTTCAAGAACGAAGAAGGTAAACGTCTTATTCCTGATTTTATAGTAAAGATACCAGATGGCAAACACCTAATAGTTGATTCTAAAGTCTCACTTATAGCTTACGAAAAGGCTATCACAGCTAGCAACGAAGAGGAGCTAAATTTAGCATTGAAAGAGCATATCGCCTCTATGAAAAATCACATAGATAGCTTAAATAGTAAAAATTACGGCGAGATCGTACCTGATAGCCCTGATTTTGTATTGATGTTTATACCAATTGAGCCAGCATATATCGAGGCTATGAAATTTGATAGTTCACTTTTTGACTACGCATTTCAAAAGCGCGTAATACTAGTATCTCACACTACGCTTATGCCTATTCTTCGCACAGTGGCAAATTTATGGCGCATAGAGCGTGGCAATGAAGAGGCCAAAAATATCGTAAAGAGTGCGATTAAAATTTATGATAAAGTCCGCAATGTAGCCGAGCATATGAATAGACTTAGCAATACACTAAATACTGCAAATAAACATTTTAACGCCCTTGCATCAAGTTTTAGTGGTAGAGATGGTCTTGTTAGTAGACTTGAAAATTTTAAACGCTTGTCTCCAGACGATCAAAAAGATATAAAAGTAAAAGAGATCGGCGTAAATGACGAATTAGAAAAAGAGGATTAG